One segment of Castanea sativa cultivar Marrone di Chiusa Pesio chromosome 3, ASM4071231v1 DNA contains the following:
- the LOC142628049 gene encoding putative inactive purple acid phosphatase 2 yields MKNSLTPFILFITTIISLFNPSTQSKVSLSITPTVLAKSGDPIRIQWSGIAEPSKLDWLGIYSPPDSDHENFIGYVFLNSSATWQSGSGSISLPLINLRSNYSLRIFRWVESEINPKKHDHDNNPLPGTAHLLAKSAEVGFGSGRVPEQIHLVFTENADEMRVMFLTGDREERLVRYGVREGKLDRVAVARVERYEREHMCEEPANSSVGWRDPGWIHDGVMKNLKKGVRYYYQVGSDAGGWSSTRSFVSRNEDSDETIAFLFGDMGTATPYSTFLRTQDESIATMKWILRDIEALGDKPAFISHIGDISYARGYSWLWDHFFTQIEPVASKVAYHVCIGNHEYNWPSQPWRPDWSVGSYGKDGGGECGVPYSLKFKMPGNSSEATGTRAPATRNLYYSFDMGAVHFVYMSTETNFLKGSNQYNFLKHDLESVNRNNTPFVVVQGHRPMYTTSNENRDAPLRERMLEHLEPLFVKNKVTLALWGHVHRYERFCPVNNFTCGSMGLEGEDWEAFPVHIVIGMAGQDWQPIWEPRPDHPNDPIFPQAKRSLYRGGEFGYTRLVATKEKLQLSYVGNHDGEVHDMVEILASGQVLSGGGDSAVDGAGARGEAEESEFSLLVKGASVLLLGAFIGYVLGFISRSRKEATPKNSWTPVKTDDV; encoded by the exons atgaagaattctCTCACACCTTTCATTCTCTTCATCACAACAATCATTTCTCTCTTTAACCCATCAACCCAATCcaaagtctctctctctataaCCCCAACCGTTTTAGCTAAATCGGGCGACCCGATCCGAATCCAATGGTCCGGAATCGCCGAACCGTCCAAGCTCGACTGGCTCGGCATCTACTCTCCCCCGGACTCCGATCACGAGAACTTCATCGGCTACGTGTTCCTCAACTCCTCCGCCACGTGGCAATCCGGGTCGGGCTCCATTTCCCTCCCTCTCATCAACCTCCGATCCAACTACTCCCTCCGGATCTTCCGATGGGTCGAGTCCGAAATCAACCCGAAAAAACACGACCACGATAACAATCCGCTGCCGGGCACGGCCCATCTGTTGGCCAAGTCTGCGGAAgtcgggttcgggtcgggtcgggtgcCGGAGCAGATCCATCTGGTGTTCACGGAGAATGCGGATGAGATGAGAGTGATGTTCTTGACGGGGGATCGCGAGGAGAGGCTAGTGAGGTATGGGGTGAGAGAGGGTAAGCTGGACCGCGTGGCGGTGGCACGTGTGGAGAGGTATGAGAGAGAGCACATGTGCGAGGAGCCGGCGAATTCGAGTGTCGGGTGGAGAGACCCGGGTTGGATTCATGATGGGGTtatgaagaatttgaagaaaGGAGTCAGGTATTATTATCag GTTGGAAGTGATGCTGGAGGTTGGAGTTCAACTCGCAGCTTTGTGTCAAGGAATGAGGACTCTGATGAAACAATAGCTTTCCTGTTTGGTGACATGGGAACTGCAACACCATACTCTACCTTTCTCCGTACACAAGACGAAAGCATAGCAACCATGAAGTGGATACTCCGTGATATTGAGGCTTTGGGTGACAAGCCAGCGTTTATCTCACATATTGGGGACATCAGCTATGCAAGAGGATATTCATGGTTGTGGGATCATTTTTTTACTCAGATTGAACCTGTTGCATCCAAAGTAGCATACCACGTATGCATTGGTAATCATGAGTACAACTGGCCTTCACAGCCTTGGAGACCTGATTGGTCTGTGGGAAGTTATGGAAAGGATGGGGGTGGTGAATGTGGCGTACCCTACAGCCTTAAGTTCAAAATGCCTGGAAACTCTTCAGAGGCAACTGGAACCCGAGCCCCAGCCACTAGGAACCTTTACTATTCATTTGATATGGGGGCAGTACATTTTGTATACATGTCAACTGAGACCAATTTCCTTAAAGGGAGCAAccaatataactttttaaagcATGATTTGGAGTCGGTTAACAGGAACAACACTCCTTTTGTGGTAGTCCAAGGGCACCGGCCGATGTATACGACAAGCAATGAAAATAGGGATGCCCCATTGAGGGAGAGGATGCTTGAGCACTTGGAACCTTTGTTTGTGAAAAACAAGGTCACCCTTGCATTGTGGGGTCATGTTCATAGATATGAGAGGTTTTGTCCAGTAAATAACTTTACTTGTGGAAGCATGGGCCTGGAGGGGGAGGATTGGGAGGCATTTCCAGTCCATATTGTTATTGGGATGGCAGGACAAGACTGGCAACCCATCTGGGAGCCTAGACCTGACCACCCAAATGATCCGATCTTCCCACAAGCTAAACGCTCTTTGTACCGTGGGGGTGAGTTTGGGTACACTAGATTGGTTGCTACAAAGGAGAAGCTTCAGCTTTCTTATGTAGGGAACCATGATGGAGAAGTGCATGATATGGTGGAGATTCTAGCATCTGGACAAGTTCTCAGTGGCGGTGGGGATAGTGCTGTTGATGGTGCTGGAGCCAGGGGTGAGGCGGAAGAGTCCGAATTTTCATTGTTGGTTAAGGGAGCGAGTGTATTATTACTTGGGGCTTTTATAGGCTATGTTCTTGGTTTCATTTCCCGTTCCCGAAAAGAGGCTACTCCAAAAAATAGCTGGACTCCCGTGAAGACAGACGATGTTTGA